Below is a genomic region from Dryobates pubescens isolate bDryPub1 chromosome 1, bDryPub1.pri, whole genome shotgun sequence.
TTGGATTACTCCAAAGGGGGTATTTTTAAACCCAAAATGTTCCCAGCTTCACAGCAGCACcgaaggggctgagcccagtgACCCAGAAGCCTTTCTGTtctcacagggctctgctgggcaccaccTGAGATGGGTTGCTGGTCCCATGGcaaagctgtggctgccccacAGCTAAGGGGCTGAGAGCATTCCccactgctgtggggccagcacctggggaacagcaccaggagctgggTGCTGTCCCAGCTGACACCATGGACgtgtccctgtgctgcctcAAGCTCGGTGCTGGGCCCTGGGGTGGccaagctgggcagagcctgctgggagcCGGACTGGGAATGCCTGGGAGGAGGCTTTCTGGGACCACTTGatcctcccagcctgcctggcctcactgctggcccctgggctggaggggaagccACTGAGGACCAGGATGACTTTGATGCCTGCAGGGtccctgtgagctgctgctggcccagggtggtgctggagcagcttggtgttggcagccccagggtgggcatgaggcagcccagggtgggcatgaggcagcccagggctggcagcctgcgCTGGGGCAGGGACCTGCTACTGAAACTGTTTTCCACCACAGAGGTTTCTTCATGGCTGCCCCTGGGGGAATCTTTGGGGcttaccaaaacaaacaacctggCTGCCAAAGCTGAGGGCCAAAGCCAGGATGAGGACAgccgggggagggctgggccttGCGtaaggggcagggctggtgccaaGCCCCAGAGAGTGGCTTCTGcctccaggctgcctgggggagctgagccctgcaggggggtgggtTCCTGGGCATGTcctcagggctgggcagcaggaaggcttTGGCTGTCCTGGcaggtggcacagcagctgaaagCTGCCCTGAAAGCTCTGAGTGAAGCTTGTGCAGGCACAAATGGGAAGGAGgtggctgctgggaaggagaggaggtggtggccttggggagctgcctgggtgCTGATTCATAGAggcatggaatggtctgggttgaaaaggacctccaagagcatctgctcctggctgcctcctccctggaggtgctccaggccaggctggatgaggcctggagcagcctgggctggtgggaggggtccctgcccgtggcagggggctggagctggctgagctttgagctcccttccaacccaaccccctctgTGATTCATGCTGGGGCCaagaggagcaggggctgctctgtgccccctgaGGTGAGTGTGCCTCTAGCACTGTGTCCCAAAGCAGATTCACCTTCTCTTGGTgtcctgcagggtgctgcaggagctgtgcaggagccaaGGGCAAACTTCTTGCCTCCACTGGAGCAAagtgggcatcaggaggaagctgtttACAAGGAGAGAGGTGAGGCAGtggcacagctgcccagggatgggggtgaggctccagccctggagatactcgAGGTCAGactggctgtggccctgggcagcctgctccagctggaggggCCTGCAGGGGGTGGCCAGGGAGAGCtcggagggtcccttccagcctgatgcacTCTGTGGAAGGCTGCACCCCAGGccacctcctgcagagctgtcccagacgcagcagggcagtgagggaaggagcacagcctggtgaGTGGCTGTCCCAGCagttcccacagcagctttatgGCCGGGAGGAGCCGGAGCAGGGACCCTGGAGGGGAGGACTTGCCAAAGAATCCAACATTTCTGcgtcctgcctgcagctgagggcTCCCAAAGCCTTCAAAAATAACCCcggagctgctggctccaggcGGAGCTTGGGGTGTGGGCAGCGAGCAGCACCCTGGGCTttggtgggagctggggagggggggtgctggcagctgggggctgcagcagcccggGGGCgatggctctgctgcagcccccggGTTGGGCTGAAGGCCTGGGAGTGCCCCgggggctgccgctgctgccagGCGCAGGGAGGGGACCTGGGGGGCGCTAGAGGCTCTTCGGAGCTCttgggtccctgctgcagggggtcTGGGCCCGGGGACAAGCAGTGGCTGTCCTGCCGAGCCCCTGGCGCTGGCGGCAGCCGATGTCGCACACGGAGATGTTGTCCCCTGCGGAATGGCTTCGGAGTGCTCCGAGCCACAGCTCCTTGAGCTCTGCGTAGGGCACCCCGCGGGCGCCGGGGCTCGGTGCCCAGGGCTCCGCCGCTCTCCTCGGGTCTCTCGCAGCCCACCCCGGCTCGGAGCGGCCccgccagcccctgcccagcgccGTGGGACCCGCCGGAGCCGGCGCCGGTGCCTCCGGTCTCGCCGCTCCCTCTCGCGGCGGCCGCTCCGAGCGCAGGCACCGCCGGCGGCGGGACCCGGCCCCGAGACCCCGCACCCCCGGCGCGGCAGGATCCAGCCCCGGAACCCCGCAGCCCCGGCAGGGCAAGACCCGGCCTGGGGCCCCCGCACCCCGCAGGGGCAGGATCCAGCCCCCGCCCCGGGGCCGCTGCAGGGTGGGGCCGCAGGTAGGACGGGACCCCAGCGCTGCCTcggggacccccccccaggacccGTCGCGGGTGGGATGCCCATGGGGCGGGAAGAAGATGCTGAAGTAGGGTCTGGACGGAGGGGCCCGGGGGATCCGGGGGGCTGGAACAGGGACACGGCGGCGCTTTCCCGCAGCCGAGATTTgtctgggggcaggaggctgcggAGGCGTCGGGAGCGCTGGGAGGGGCCGGGGAGGAGCCGGGCAGAgcccccccggccccggggACAGGGCTGTGGACATGGACAGGGCTGGCGGCTCCTCCtcggaaggcagggagggagcagcacagcccgcGGGGTGCGAGCACCGGGAGGGAGCCGCCTGCGGCGGGGACACGGCGGGCGCGGCCCCGGGACCCCTCTGAGAGGAGCCGCCGCCAGCCTCGGTGCCTCCAGGCTCTATGAGGGACGGAGCTGGCCATGGAGAAGTTGTACCTGGCGGGGAGCAGCCTGTGGACCGTCAACGGCTCTCTGGCGAACGGCAGCCTCCGCCTGGAGAACCGGAGCTCCTCGGGCAGGAACAGCACCACCGACCCCCTGAAGAGGAACGAGGACATGGCCAAGGTGGAGGTGACCGTCCTCTGCCTCATCCTCTTCCTCGCCCTGACCGGCAACCTGTGCGTGCTGCTGGCCATCCGCACCACCCGCCAGAAGCACTCCCGCATGTACTTCTTCATGAAGCACCTCAGCATCGCTGACCTGGTGGTGGCCATCTTCCAGGTGCTGCCCCAGCTCATCTGGGACATCACCTTCAGGTTCTACGGCCCGGACTTCCTCTGCCGGCTGATCAAGTACCTGCAGGTGGTGGGGATGTTCGCCTCCACCTACATGCTCCTGCTGATGTCCCTGGACCGCTGCCTGGCCATCTGCCAGCCGCTGAGGTCGCTGCACCGCAGGGCCGACCGCGTCTCGGTGCTGctcacctggctgctgtgcctgctggccaGCATCCCCCAGATCCACATCTTCTCCCTGCGGGACGTGGGCAACGGGGTCTACGACTGCTGGGCGGACTTCATCCAGCCCTGGGGGCCCAAAGCCTACGTCACCTGGATCACCCTCATGGTCTACATCATCCCCGTGCTGATGCTGAGCGTCTGCTACGGCCTGATCAGCTTCAAGATCTGGCAGAACGTGAGGCTGAAGACGGCGCCGGGGCCCGGCCCCGGCGCGGCGCTGAGCCCCGGTGCCCGCGGCGGGCAGGCCTTTGCCAGGGtcagcagcaccaggctcaTCTCCAAAGCCAAGATCCGCACCGTCAAGATGACCTTCATCATCGTGCTGGCCTTCATAGTCTGCTGGACTCCCTTCTTCTTCGTGCAGATGTGGTCTGTGTGGGACACCAATGCTCCGCACGAAGGTAGGTCCGgtcctgtcccctcctcccccgCCCTTCCCACGCTGCAGGGGCTGCCGCagggccacccacagcagccagaagctgctccaggctgggtcccggagggtgggaaggaggcaggaggagtCCTGAGCgtggagagctgtgctggttctggagcaggctgcccagagaggtggtgcagccttctctggagccttgcGAGCTCCATCTGGAGCGCTCCCGGgcgagcctgctctggcagggggcttggaccggCTGATCCCGAGCTCCCTTCGATCCCCACCAGCTGGCACCGCCgaggggcagcagtgcctgcacccggccggggcagagctcagccccggGAGATCCGTGGCTGCCACAGAGCAGGggtcaggctgtgtgggtgGTGGCCTTGGGGCTTTCGCTGTCCCCATCAGCTCAGCCCTCCTGGGGGGCCGCCTGGGGGTCCCTGATGGTTCGAtcaggtgctgggagctgcctgggagctcagccctgccccggcTGGAGGGGAAAACTGCGCAGCACCAGCgctgagctctctgctgtgtccttctctcccccctcacCTCCCTGCTTTTTCCTActcttgctctctcttttccctctcctcttccccatgtcccccaccccaggcccctgctgctgttgttttgtcCCTGACTCCTCGGGCTCCTCAGCCCCTGATTTATGAGCCAGGGCTTTTCCTACAGGAGCCAGGGGCACCCAGCTGCCCTTTTTTATCgttggtgctggctgctcctggctctgaggctgcagagagagggaaataGCTTCTCCTTCTTGGTCCCACACGCCCGGAGCTCTGCAAGTCGCTGCTGTCCCCAGCGGAGGCTGCGCCTGCAGGGACATCCAGGCTGCTTTGGAGACCTCTGTGCAAGTGTGCAGGGTGCCAGGAGGGGCAGAAAAGGgcctccaggggcagctctttGGGCAGCCCGACCCAGCCCCACAGAAATGCTGAGCCTGGGGTGTCAAAGACCAGCCAGGAGCTTGCACTGTGCTCTCCTTTGCCTTCTCTaagcctcctgcagccacacagTGCTCTGCGCAGAGCCCAAcgtctcctgcagcccctgggcggctctgctgccagggactGAAGCTGTGGCCTGGCTCCAGCGCTCCAAAGTGCCCTCTTCCGCTCCTTCGCTgtcaggagaggcagagcccagcctggtgcCCTCCCGAggcgctgctggcagccagcccttgctccccacccccttcaggCAGGTGGAGACTTCCCGAGGCGCAGCCACGTCCCGGCCGTGGGCTGGAGCTCAGAGGGCTTCCACCCggcccagcctccagcacacctctgctcctctaaccctaaccctctcctcttcctccctcccttctcctcttccttcctccctcccttctctctctctcctctctcccttctctctccctgctctctctctcctctctctctcctctctccctgctctctccctcctctccctctccctggagccggctctgtgctgcacacaccctgtggatgtggcactctgaGCCTTGAGCCAAAGTTGGCttcaagcagctgtggaggcagcagtggggctgtgaCTCCGATCGAGTGGTGCCttcagcctgggagctgctgccctggcccgTGGGCATCTGTCTCTGCGTGGGCATCACAAACCCCttccactcctgcagcagctcctgcagcagagtcctgcccaggcactgcccagccctccTGACATCCCCTAGCGCCCCTGGGGTGGGGGACACCGGGAGCCTGGTGGGGAGGAAAGGTccctgaggggcagagctggctcctGGCAGCGCCTCTGAGggttctgcaggcagagctccaggctgagGACCTGCCCTGCTCCGTGAAATCCAATTTGTCTCCCgcagggagggaagagctgAGTCAGCCgtggctgggagggctggagagcagagtgcTTGGGGAGAAATCGTTTgatctgttccagggcttgtgCCTGGGATGTgcgagctgctccctggggacctCCTGCCGCGGATGTGGGCAATTAAAGGCGGTCGGAGCAGGCACCTCCGGGGCAGGAATTATTCatgagctggctggagggcagctggggagccagAGCTGGGGCTTCTCACTCCTCCTGCACCTCAGAAACCCTGCGTGGAGTTTTgcagaggcagaaagggaccagaACCCCCGAGCCCCACGTCCTCATGGCTGCTGTGAGCCCTgagagcacagggaggggagaggatgggctggggacagaggggcggggggcagaagggctgaggacagaggcagcagaataaaagccctgtccctgtccaCAGCCACTTCATGGAGCCcatggggggctggggctgcccctccttgccccagctgctgtggtgggtgTGGGTCCCACCACCCCCtctcatagaaccacagaatccttttggtgggaagagacctttcagatcatggagtccaaccctgaccccagcactgccagggcaccaccaccccgtggccctcagcaccacacctgcagggctctgaaagccctccggggatggggactccaccactgccctgggcagcctgaagtcacagcctgggagcaggggaTGCCCAGGGGCCAGGGAGAGGATGGAAGCCACCAGTCTGCCTCAAACTGGCCActggtggggagctgcagggggggagctgcagctgttttGGGGGAAGAACACTGCAAATAAGTTACTTGAACCCTGACTTGCTTCCTCCCTTTTTGCTCCCTGcctcttctgtgctgctgtcctgcccatggtgttcctgcaggcagagcagcctgtccCTGGCATGGGAGGAGGCATCgtggtgccagcagagctcagggctccTTGCAGAGCCATCACAGTGCCTGCCCAGGCCCCACCTCGGAACcacaggctggtttgggtgggcagggaccccccaAAGCTCCTTcagtgcagccccctgcagccagtagggacagccccagccagggcaggctgctcccagcccccccagccagggcaggctgctcccagccccaagccccctgccctgcactgctgccagccagggggcagctcccagctctctgggcagcctgggccaggccctccccaccctcagcctcaaacctttctcccttctctccactctcagtctccctcttggagcccaaaccatccccccttgtgctgtcccagcaggatccctgctctggagtctgtccccagcttcctgatTGTCCTCTTGaagccctgcaaggccaccaggagctctccctggagccttctcctctgcaggctgcccagggccaactctcccagcctggctcccagcagagggctgccagccctgccagcactgctgtgccctcccctggccctgctcccccagctccctgcctgtgctgtgctgaggaccccggggctgggctgtgccgtGCCCAGGGCGCCGCCCCTGGCCGCCCTGCCCTGACTCTGTGccttctgccctgcagcctccccgtTCATCATCGCCATGCTGCTGGCCAGCCTGAACAGCTGCTGCAACCCCTGGATCTACATGCTCTACACCGGGCACCTCTTCCGCGACCTGCTGCGgcgcctgctctgctgctcccggCGCTGCCTCAAGTCGCGCCCCGCCTGCCGCCTGCCCGCGGccggcaggagcagctcctcctccttcgTGCTCAGCTGCAAGAGCCCCAGCCAGAGGAGCTTCGTGCAGCCCTCCGCCACCTGAGGACGTCTGCCCCCGGGGCCTGGCGCTGCCGTGCCGCCTCCGGCGCTCGCCGGTGGGCAGCCGGGCTCGGAGGCGCAGGGGCGGCGTGCAGAGGGCTGTGGATGTGTCTGCGGCGGCCGCGGGGCTCCTCAGCTAACCCAGCGGGGCCTGGGGGAGCGCTGCCGAGCTccacctgcctgtgctgcccgGGGCCGGGCAGCAGGGACCCGCTCCGAGCCCTCTCACCGGTGACCTCGGTGGCATTTCGCCGCTGGGAGGCgcaggctctgccccagggggccctgagctgctggggcatgTGCACAATGTCCCGTGGGGTGCACAGGGTGATGGGTGCCACTTGGGCACCAACCCCACCGCTGCCTGCAGCGGGAGTCCCATGGGATGCCAACGCTGGGCACCGTGCTTGCTTCACCTGAagtgctgtggggcagaggcattcccagccctgcagccctgcagcccatccCTGCATCTCTCTTCCATCCCTGCTTCCTATCCCTGCATCTCTCTTCCATCCCTGCCTCCTATCCCTGCACCTCTCTTCCATCCCTGCCTCCTATCCCTGCATCTCTCTTCCATCCCTGCCTCCTATCCCTGCATCTCTCTTCCATCCCTGCCTCCTATCCCTGCATCTCTCTTCCATCCCTGCCTCCTATCCCTGCACCTCTCTTCCATCCCTGCCTCCTATCCCTGCATCTCTCTTCCACCCCTGCCTCCTATCCCTGCATCTCTCTTCCATCCCTGCCTCCTATCCCTGCATCTCTCTTCCACCCCTGCCTCCTATCCCTGCATCTCTCTTCCATCCCTGCCTCCTATCCCTGCATCTCTCTTCCATCCCTGCCTCCTATCCCTGCACCTCTCTTCCACCCCTGCCTCCTATCCCTGCATCTCTCTTCCATCCCTGCatccctgctcagtgccagcaCCCCTTCCCCCAGCTTGAACCCCTAggaggcacagcacagggcagccccctgggcagtgggcacagagctgggggcaggggcagctgtaGTGCCCAGGTGTCTCTGTgcccctgctccatgccccacGTTTGCTGGGTGTGCTGCagggcctccccagagctgggtggggagagTGGTTCCGTGGGGCTGGGtggaggccccagagctgagcttcTGCCCTGgtttgctgcaggctggcaccctgagcagctggcaccctgagctgctggctcctgcatggagcttctctgggcaagaaGTTCCTGGCAATAAAGGTTTTCTGACTGTGTGCTGGTGGaaggtggcaggggaggggcaggagcGGCACCGGAgtcagaggaggaagggaagcaaCCCCTGGAGCTCAGGACCCTGCGGGGTGATGCTTCTGTCCGTGGAGTCCTGCGCCAAGCACTTGagggctgcccctggcctgcTGCCATCCTGTGGCGCTCCCTGGGATGTCTGTGCTGGGTGGGAGAGCTGAGGCGAggtgcagggggcagcagctgtcccTCGGGGGCAGTGGACTCTGGTGACTGTGGTCAGATGCTTCTggctctcctcacctcctgcctcctcccagcgcagcagctggtggggatgtgcAGGAGCAAGGTCTgcctgggccaggggagggttaggctggaggtgaggaacagttcctgtgctgcaggagtggtcagggactggcagaggctgcccagggaggtggcggagtccccaCGCCTGGAGGGGTCGcaggaaccctgtggccatggcacttggggccatggtctgGGGGCCgtggtgaggctgggctgaTGCTGGCCTGGGAGGGCTTCtgcagcccaacccattccatggttctgtggtcTGACCTCCCACGTTTGGGAGCATGACAAAGAGCCTTAGGGGTCT
It encodes:
- the OXTR gene encoding oxytocin receptor encodes the protein MEKLYLAGSSLWTVNGSLANGSLRLENRSSSGRNSTTDPLKRNEDMAKVEVTVLCLILFLALTGNLCVLLAIRTTRQKHSRMYFFMKHLSIADLVVAIFQVLPQLIWDITFRFYGPDFLCRLIKYLQVVGMFASTYMLLLMSLDRCLAICQPLRSLHRRADRVSVLLTWLLCLLASIPQIHIFSLRDVGNGVYDCWADFIQPWGPKAYVTWITLMVYIIPVLMLSVCYGLISFKIWQNVRLKTAPGPGPGAALSPGARGGQAFARVSSTRLISKAKIRTVKMTFIIVLAFIVCWTPFFFVQMWSVWDTNAPHEASPFIIAMLLASLNSCCNPWIYMLYTGHLFRDLLRRLLCCSRRCLKSRPACRLPAAGRSSSSSFVLSCKSPSQRSFVQPSAT